TGACCACTCGTCACATCCCTTGAGTAGTTCATGTCAAGCAGGATCACATCATAGCTGTTGTTAGCCATGAGGGAAGGAATATTTTCAGGGTTCTGTTCTGTGTGAATGGCTGTTACATGCTTCTTAAGAAATAACCGGGCCGCCTTGAGCACATCCTCATCATCATCAACAATCAGAATTTTTCCAATTTTCTCAGCCATAATTTTATCCAAGTTAGCCTTGTCAGTAACCACTACGAATGATTAAATGTTTAGATATTTTTTTAATTTCTCCACCGATTCATGATGCTTTACTGGGTCCATTTTCATAATATTCTCAAGCTTCCACTTCACAGCAGGGAAATCTTGAACTCCATTGAGATCAAGAAGGTCCCATACAGGATGAGCTTTCTTCACAGAAAGAATGAATCTTCTCTCATTCTCAGTTAATTCTTCTCTGAGTTTTTAATGAGGTTGCTTCGGCTCTTTCTCAAAGTCTCTATAGGTATCTCTTCGGCAATCATACCTCTAAATTCTTTTTCATAGATTTCAGTAATATCCTTTTCCTGTGGATTTAGAATCTCAAACATTGGTCTTGGATGACTTATGAGATAGACAATGAAAGCTTTTCTTGTTTCAGAGTCAAGCCCATCACTTTTTAACAGTAAGTATATATCAAACAGATCTCTCGGATGCTGGCGATCAAGAGCAGCACAAATTTTTCCTGCATATAGATCCGGTGCAGAAAGGACTCTGCTTTTTAATGTCATCTCAAAAATATCCTGGGCCTTATTGCAAATGGATCTTATTTCAGGGGGATATACAGTGCCCCTTAAAACCAGGTTTGGTTCTATTTTTACAGTAATTCCTCCCCGATCCACTATCAAACCATTCAATTGCCCAGTATTATGCATTTTCTTATTTATTATGCCTGTACCGGGTATCTTTCTTTTGATCTCTTCAGAAATGTGGAGCAGGCGGCTGTGGATATCCTTCAATGCAGTATCTC
The genomic region above belongs to Desulfatiglans sp. and contains:
- a CDS encoding nucleotidyl transferase AbiEii/AbiGii toxin family protein; this translates as MIDTIFLKQAELLLRVLPLIEKEDVFALKGGTAINFFYQNMPRISVDIDLAYIPINDRDTALKDIHSRLLHISEEIKRKIPGTGIINKKMHNTGQLNGLIVDRGGITVKIEPNLVLRGTVYPPEIRSICNKAQDIFEMTLKSRVLSAPDLYAGKICAALDRQHPRDLFDIYLLLKSDGLDSETRKAFIVYLISHPRPMFEILNPQEKDITEIYEKEFRGMIAEEIPIETLRKSRSNLIKNSEKN